The nucleotide window GTCGTACCGGCGGGCTCCGCGGGGCTGCGAAACAACGACGTAACCGATCTGTGGAATGCGGGCCGGCTCGCGATGCGCCAGGCCCATCACGGCACCCGGCGTTCCCACGAGCGCGCGCTGGAGACCGGCGTGATCGAGGAGGGGGTTATCGAGCTCTATCCCATGATGTACCCGTCTCTGCCGGGTGTCGATCCCGGCGCCTTCGTGGTCGCCGATTCCCCCTGTGTATTCAGGCAGGAGGACGAGGAAAAGCGAGAACTCTCCATTGCCCTTGCGAAGTTCCTGACCAACACCCGCCACGAACGGGAAGCGGCCTACGCCATGTCCACCCTGCCGACGAGATATTCCGCACTGGACGTCTGGGCCGACGATCCCTTCCAGCAGTACGTCCTGCGCGTGGCGCGGTACGGCACGAAGGACGCCATACAGGGATACGGCATCCCCCTGGTGAACATGACCCTGAGCGCCTTCCAGGCCGCCATGTCCCGGCAGGCCACGCCCGGGAAGGCGCTCGACGACCTGGCCAGGCGGGGTAACCGGTTCATTCGCAGAGACATCGAACGCCGCCTGCGCGCGGGGGCGGAGTAAGCGCCGGGGCGGAGTAAGCGCCGGAGCAAGCGGCGAAGTAAGCGCCGGGGGGTCCCATCGTCTTGAGCATTACTCGAACGATCTTCAGGGAACGCTGGGCCTATCTGTTCCTCCTCCTGCCCCTCCTGCTTTTCGCGGTCTTCAACATGCTGCCCATGGCCGCGACGATCCTCCTCGGTTTCGCCGACTACTTTCCCGGGGGACAACCGGTCTGGACCGGCCTGGAAAACTACGCCTACGCGCTGTCGGACGACCTGTTCTGGAAGGCGCTGGGCATCACGGTCCTGTACACCTGCGGAGTGGTGCCCGCCAGCCTGCTGATCTCGCTGTTCCTGGCCTACGTTATCTTCGGACTGAAATACGCCTGGGCCCAGGTCATCTTCAAATCGGCCTTCTATCTCCCGGTGGTGACGTCCGGGGCGATCCTCTCCCTGGTCTGGCTCTGGCTGTTCAACCCCGCCCGGGGACTGCTCAACTACGTATTGTCCTACGCGGGACTGGGACCCTACCTGTGGACCAGCGATCCCCAGATGGCCCTGCCTTCGCTGATGTTCATGGCGATCATGGGCGGGCACGGCGCCGCCATCGTGCTGCTGACCGCCGCAATGGGTGGCATTCCGGCCAGCTACTACGAGGCGGCGCGTCTGGACGGGGCCGGTCCGTGGCGACAGTACTGGAAGATCACCCTGCCCCTGCTCCGCCCGACGGTGCTCTACCTGCTCGTTACCAGCACGATCGCCTCCTTCCAGGTATTTACCCAGGTGCTCATGATGACGGGAGGCGGCCCGGACTACGCGACGACCACGCTGGTCTATCTGATCTATACCGACGCCTTCCAGTACTTCGATTTCGGGAAGGCCGCCGCCGAAGCGACGCTGCTTTCCCTCAGCCTGGCCGGTATCGCCGTGCTGCAGTACAAGTGGCTGGCCAGCGACGTGGAATACTGATACGAATCGCAAAAACGCACGTCTCCGAACCACGACGGATCTGTTACAAGGATATGTTACAATACGTTTTTAAGATCCTGCTCGCGCTTTTCGCCGTGCTGACGCTGATGCCGCTGTACTGGATCGTCGTTACCGCGTTCCAGACCCCGTCGGTGGTCCTCGCTTTTCCACCGAGCCTGGTGCCGTCGCCGGCGTCGTGGATCAACTTCGCCCGCCTGTTCAATGGTTCCGAGATCCTCACCTGGATGGCCAATTCCCTTGTCGTGACGGGCACGGTGACGGTATCCAACGTGCTCCTCGGCACCCTCGCCGGTTACACGCTGGCCAAGAAGGTCTTTCCGGGACGTCAGACGATCTTCTGGACGGTGATCAGCCTAATGTTCATCCCCAGCCAGCTGACCATCATCCCGCTCTACGCGCTGATCGTCCAACTGGACTGGATCAATACCTACCAGGCGCTCATCGTCCCGGCGCTGATCATGCCCTTTTCCATTTTCCTGATGAAACAGTTCCTGCAGACGCTGCCCACGGAACTCATCGAGGCCGCGCGCATGGATGGATGCGGGGAGTGGGGGGTGTTTCAGCGGGTGATCCTGCCGCTGGCGAAGCCTGGGATGGGCGTGCTGGCCATCTTCACGTTCATGGGCGTGTGGAACGACTTTCTGTGGCCGTTGATCGTGATCAACCAAAGCTCGATGCTGACCCTGCAGGTCGGGCTCAACTCCCTGCAGAACCAGTACTACACAGACTACGGCCTGCTCATGGCCGGGGCCGCGGTGTCGGCCCTGCCCATGATC belongs to Gemmatimonadota bacterium and includes:
- a CDS encoding sugar ABC transporter permease; this translates as MSITRTIFRERWAYLFLLLPLLLFAVFNMLPMAATILLGFADYFPGGQPVWTGLENYAYALSDDLFWKALGITVLYTCGVVPASLLISLFLAYVIFGLKYAWAQVIFKSAFYLPVVTSGAILSLVWLWLFNPARGLLNYVLSYAGLGPYLWTSDPQMALPSLMFMAIMGGHGAAIVLLTAAMGGIPASYYEAARLDGAGPWRQYWKITLPLLRPTVLYLLVTSTIASFQVFTQVLMMTGGGPDYATTTLVYLIYTDAFQYFDFGKAAAEATLLSLSLAGIAVLQYKWLASDVEY
- a CDS encoding carbohydrate ABC transporter permease; amino-acid sequence: MLQYVFKILLALFAVLTLMPLYWIVVTAFQTPSVVLAFPPSLVPSPASWINFARLFNGSEILTWMANSLVVTGTVTVSNVLLGTLAGYTLAKKVFPGRQTIFWTVISLMFIPSQLTIIPLYALIVQLDWINTYQALIVPALIMPFSIFLMKQFLQTLPTELIEAARMDGCGEWGVFQRVILPLAKPGMGVLAIFTFMGVWNDFLWPLIVINQSSMLTLQVGLNSLQNQYYTDYGLLMAGAAVSALPMIAFFLVFQPYFVRSITIGAVKG